CAAAGGCATTGCCGTGAAGCTGCTGACGCCCCGCCGCGGCAACCGCTTCGTGCAGGGCACCCGTTACTACCGCATTTCCGTAGCCGATTTTGCCGATAAGGCTTCGGCGAAGAGCAGCCTGCCTACGCTGCGCAAGAAATTCGGCAACGACATTCTGGCCACCAATTATTAGCATGACGCCATTCTTCCTGCAGATTACCACCACCGCTGCTGATACTGCTGCCGCTGCTGCCAACGCACTACCCACCACCGCTGCTGATTCTGACCTCTCGCTGCTAGATCTTATCCTGAAAGGGGGCTGGATCATGCTGCCGCTGTTTATCCTGCTTTTTATTTCGGTGTACATCATCATCGAGCGGTACATCACCATTCGTCGGGCTGCCGTTAATCCGGATGCCTTCATGAATGGCATCCGTAATCTGATGGTGAAAGGGGACCTGCAGGGCGCCAAAATGCTGTGCGCTCAGAACCCTTCGCCACTGGCCCGCATGATTGAAAAGGGTATCCGCCGCATTGGCCTGCCCCTGAAAGACATTGAAGCCAGCGTGGAAAACGTAGGCAAAATTGAAATTGCCCGCCTGGAGAAAAACATAAGTATCCTGGGCATTATTGCCGGTATCGCGCCCATGCTGGGTTTTGTGGGTACCATCATCGGGGTAATCAAGATTTTCTACGCCATCAGCGCCACCGGCGACTTCGGTATCGCCCAGATTTCGGGCGGTCTGTACACCAAAATGGTAACCTCCGCGGCGGGCCTTATTGTGGGTATTATTGCTCACGTAGGCTACCACTGGCTCAGCATTATGGTAGAGCGGCTGGTGTTCCGCATGGAGAACTCGGCCATCGAGTTCATGGACATTCTGCAGGATAATTAATCAGTTGCCAGTTGCCGGTTGGCAGTTGTCAGTTCGTTCGATGAAACACTGACAACTGCCAACCGGCAACCGGCAACTGGCAACTGGTAACTGAAATGGATTTAAGCCGGCGCCGTAAGCTCTCCTCGCACGTCGAGACCAGCTCGATGAACGACATCATGTTCTTCCTGATGCTGTTCTTCCTGATTGTGAGCACCATGGTGAACCCCAATGTGATTAAGCTGATGCTGCCTAATGCCCGTTCCGGCAAGGCAGTCATGAAGCAGACCATCAACATTTCGGTGGATGCCCAGGGTCAGTATTTCCTGGACCGCCAGCCCGTTACTTCCGCCACCCTGGAAGAGGCCCTGGCCCAGCGCATTGCCGGCCTCGATAAGAGCATTGAGCCAACCGTAGTTTTGCGCGTGGACTCTTCCCTGAATGTGCAGAAGCTGGTCGATATCCTGGAAATTGGCAATCGACTAAAAGTAAAAATGGTGATGGCCACCCAGGCCCAGCAGAGCGCCGGCAAGTAACCGGGTAGGCTTTTGGTAAAAGCTTCCGGGCTGCTGGTACGATAAAAATGCCCTTAGCCGAACCCCCGAACCAACCAGAACTGTTTACAGCACAGTAGGCACTCATAAAATACGGCCTGGCTCCTCAGTAACTACCGCCAATAACTGCAACCAACCATGGAATACCGCGAGGAACATAAGCGCGAGGCGCTCATTGGCACGGTGGTGTTTCATGCCCTGCTAGCGGCGTTTTTCATCTTTACCATCTTTAAAGGGCCCGACCCACCGCTTACTGAAATTGGCGGGGGCGGAGTAGAGCTGAACTACGGCATTGATGAAGCCGGCTCCGGCGACATCCAGAGCATGGCCCCGGCCAATGAGTCGAAAAACCGCGAGGATAGCCGGCCGCCGGCTGCCCGCCCGGACCCCACGCCCCAGCCGGCCCGTACGGCCGCTGAGCCCGAACCGCAGCCCGCAGCCCAGGAAAAGATTGTAACCAGCGAAGCCGAGGAAAGCCCCGTAAAGATTCCACCGGTAGAAACGGCCGCGCCCCCGCGCCCGGAGCCCGTGCGCGAAACGCCCAAGCCCGCTGAAAAGCCCCGCACCCTGTACACCCCCAAAGGCAGCACCGCCGGTGGCGGCAACGGCCAGAATGGCACCAGCAATACGCCCACCGGCAATAACAACGGCGACAAACCTGGCTCAGTAGGTGACCAGGGGGACCCAAATGGCTCCCTGGACGCCAAAGCGCTTTACGGTAAGCCTGGAAGTGGCGGAGGTAGTGGAGGCGGTATGGGCAACCTCAATATGCCAGGTTGGGCCTTTGACAACCAACCCCGCGAACAGGACCCCTCCAATGAAAGTGGAAAGGTGGTCCTCAAGATCAAGATTAATGAAGACGGCGAGGTAGAATCTGTAACGGTTCAATCTAGCAGTTTGTCGCCAACTGTAACCAACTTCTACAAGGACCTAATCTACCGTAAAGCCACGTTCAGGCGTGTGGGCAGTGGCAGTGGCGGTGGCACTGGATTTATTACCTACATCATCGGCGCGAAATAGTCGCCCTACATTCACAGAAATAAACAGGCCGCCGGCAGGATATTCCTGCCGGCGGCTTTCTTTTGCAGAATAATTAGCCGCTCACCCCGGCAGTAGGGTTCTACTGCCGGGGTGAGCGGCAAGCACGACGCATATGGATTATCAGGAAACGCTGGCCTATTTATACGCCCAGCTGCCCATGTTTCAGCGGGTAGGCGCCGCGGCCATCACCAAAAGTCTGGCTAATACCGAGGCGCTGGCTGCCGCCCTGGGTAACCCGGAACGGAAATTTCGCGCGGTGCACGTGGCCGGCACTAATGGCAAAGGCAGCTCCTCCAACTGGCTGGCCGCCGTGCTACAGGCCGCCGGTTACAAAGTAGGCCTGTACACTTCCCCGCATTTGCGGGAGTTTACGGAGCGTATCAAGATCAATGGCCAGGACCTCGCACCCGAATATCTGGTGGAATGGGTAGCGCGCTGGCAGCCGTTATTTGAGCAGATTAAGCCATCCTTTTTTGAAATGACGGTAACCCTGGCCTATGAGTATTTTGCCGATGAGCAGGTAGATATAGCCATTATTGAGGTAGGCCTGGGCGGCCGGCTTGATTCTACCAATATCATTACGCCGCTGGTGTCACTCATCACTAACATCAGCTTCGACCACCAGGCCCTGCTGGGGAACACGCTGCCGGAAATTGCGGCGGAAAAGGCCGGTATCATCAAGCCCGGCGTGCCGGTCATCATTAGCCAGACCCAGCCGGAAGTGCGGGCCGTGTTTGAGCAGTACGCCGCGTCGGTGCAGGCACCCATTGTTTTCGCGGATGAGGTTTACCAGGTAGAGACACCAGGCGAAACCCCGGCCGATGCGGAAGAACAAATGGTGCGGGTTCAGAAGCAAGGGGAGCCTGCCCGGGAGCTAACCGTGGGCCTGGTCGGCGACTATCAGCGCTACAATCTGCCCGGCGTGCTGGCCACCCTGGATCAGTTACGGGAGCAAGGCTTTCTGATTACGGAAGCGGCACTGCAGGCAGGGCTGCGCGACGTACGGCGCCTGACGGGATTCCGGGGCCGCTGGCAGATTCTGGGCCGCCGCCCGCTCGTGGTTTGTGATACGGGTCACAATGAAGCCGGTATTCGCTCCATAGTGGCGCAGCTGCGCCGTTTGCATTACCACCGGCTGCATATAGTGCTGGGCACGGTAGCGGATAAAGATGTAGCCGCCATGCTGGCTTTGCTGCCCCGGGAGGCTACGTATTATTTTTGCCAGGCGGCCATTCCGCGGGCTCTGCCGGCCGCCGAGTTGTCTACGCTGGCTGCGGGAGTGGGGCTTTCGGGCGGCATATTTGGGTCGGTAATGCAGGCGGTGCAGGCCGCCCGCGCCGCCGCCGCGCCCAATGATGTGGTCTTTATTGGGGGCAGTACCTTTGTGGTAGCGGAGATAGAAGACCTGTTTAATTGAGCAGCAGCCACCTTCGCTTCCAACTTTAACCGCGCCCTGGGCGCCACTCTTTTTCGTTTTCGTGAGTAGAATCAAACTAGTACGCTTTGCTGAAAATGCCACCCGCGCCGAGATTGTAGAGCCGGGCAAGGAAACCTACCTGCAGCTGGCCGGCAAGTGGAACGAAGCCTTTTTCCCTGCCCGCCAACCCATTACCCTGGAAATGGGCTGCGGCAAGGGCGAGTACACCGTAGGGCTGGCCCAGCGCTATCCGGAGCGCAATTTTCTGGGCCTCGATATCAAAGGAGAAAGAATCTGGCGCGGCAGCACCCGGGCCCGCGCCATGGGCCTGACCAATGTGGGCTTCCTGCGCACCCAGGCCCAAACCCTGACGGAGCATTTCGCGCCCGGCGAGCTGAGCGAAATCTGGATTACGTTCCCGGACCCGCGCCCCCGCGACCGGGACATCAAGCGCCGGCTCACCGCCCCGCGCTATCTGGATCTGTATCAGCAGGTGCTGCGCCCCGGGGGGCTGGTGCACCTGAAAACCGACAGCGAGGCCTTGTATGATTTTTCACTGGAAACGGTGCAAGCCCGCCCCGGGGCTACCATTCTGGCCCAAACCAAGGACCTTTACGCCACGCCTGAGCTGCTACCACACGCCGAGGACATTCAGACGCACTACGAAGGCCGGTACCGCGCCAGCGGTATTCCCATCAAATACCTGCAGTTCCGCCTTAGCTAACTTCTGCTGCTGATGGCTCCCCTCCACACCGTGCACTTGCTGCCACTGCTCGACGAAAAGCTACTGGCATTACTGCGCAGTCTGCACCCCGAGGATTGGGAGCGGCCCACGCTGGCCCCCGGCTGGCGGGTGCGCGACGTGGCCCTGCACCTGCTGGATGGCAACCTGCGCACCCTGTCCATGCTGCGCGACGGTTACTTTGGGCAGGCCCCCGCCAGTGGGAGCTACGCCGATGTAGTTTCTTTTCTAAACAAGCTAAACGCCGACTGGGTGGCCGCCGGCCAGCGCCTGAGTCCGGCAGTTATTACGTGGCTGCTGGCCCTTTCCGGCCCCGAATACCAGCAGTATTTGGCCTCACTTGATCCTGAGGCGCCGGCCGTATTTTCCGTGGCCTGGGCCGGGGAGGAGCAGTCGGCTAACTGGTTTCACATAGCGCGTGAGTACACCGAG
The Hymenobacter sp. DG25B genome window above contains:
- a CDS encoding MotA/TolQ/ExbB proton channel family protein, which produces MTPFFLQITTTAADTAAAAANALPTTAADSDLSLLDLILKGGWIMLPLFILLFISVYIIIERYITIRRAAVNPDAFMNGIRNLMVKGDLQGAKMLCAQNPSPLARMIEKGIRRIGLPLKDIEASVENVGKIEIARLEKNISILGIIAGIAPMLGFVGTIIGVIKIFYAISATGDFGIAQISGGLYTKMVTSAAGLIVGIIAHVGYHWLSIMVERLVFRMENSAIEFMDILQDN
- a CDS encoding ExbD/TolR family protein, coding for MDLSRRRKLSSHVETSSMNDIMFFLMLFFLIVSTMVNPNVIKLMLPNARSGKAVMKQTINISVDAQGQYFLDRQPVTSATLEEALAQRIAGLDKSIEPTVVLRVDSSLNVQKLVDILEIGNRLKVKMVMATQAQQSAGK
- a CDS encoding bifunctional folylpolyglutamate synthase/dihydrofolate synthase; this encodes MDYQETLAYLYAQLPMFQRVGAAAITKSLANTEALAAALGNPERKFRAVHVAGTNGKGSSSNWLAAVLQAAGYKVGLYTSPHLREFTERIKINGQDLAPEYLVEWVARWQPLFEQIKPSFFEMTVTLAYEYFADEQVDIAIIEVGLGGRLDSTNIITPLVSLITNISFDHQALLGNTLPEIAAEKAGIIKPGVPVIISQTQPEVRAVFEQYAASVQAPIVFADEVYQVETPGETPADAEEQMVRVQKQGEPARELTVGLVGDYQRYNLPGVLATLDQLREQGFLITEAALQAGLRDVRRLTGFRGRWQILGRRPLVVCDTGHNEAGIRSIVAQLRRLHYHRLHIVLGTVADKDVAAMLALLPREATYYFCQAAIPRALPAAELSTLAAGVGLSGGIFGSVMQAVQAARAAAAPNDVVFIGGSTFVVAEIEDLFN
- the trmB gene encoding tRNA (guanosine(46)-N7)-methyltransferase TrmB; the encoded protein is MSRIKLVRFAENATRAEIVEPGKETYLQLAGKWNEAFFPARQPITLEMGCGKGEYTVGLAQRYPERNFLGLDIKGERIWRGSTRARAMGLTNVGFLRTQAQTLTEHFAPGELSEIWITFPDPRPRDRDIKRRLTAPRYLDLYQQVLRPGGLVHLKTDSEALYDFSLETVQARPGATILAQTKDLYATPELLPHAEDIQTHYEGRYRASGIPIKYLQFRLS
- a CDS encoding maleylpyruvate isomerase N-terminal domain-containing protein; the encoded protein is MAPLHTVHLLPLLDEKLLALLRSLHPEDWERPTLAPGWRVRDVALHLLDGNLRTLSMLRDGYFGQAPASGSYADVVSFLNKLNADWVAAGQRLSPAVITWLLALSGPEYQQYLASLDPEAPAVFSVAWAGEEQSANWFHIAREYTEKWHHQQQIRQAVGQEAALFTAELYYPFLDTCLRALPHQYRNTEAVAGTTLLISITGEGGGHWLLRRLPAGWQLEAPVTTQMPTTHITLAGAVAWRLFTKSLPRPQAEQHVHTSGEARLAEPLFSMLTVMA